The Haloprofundus salinisoli genome includes a region encoding these proteins:
- a CDS encoding sulfotransferase domain-containing protein, which translates to MSLEEQPDDLRDQAKRNYERVKNEFITEEKQSILSEYQVDDFDSVLLVVTAPRGGSSLLFDILRHHEGTCSLDGEHDRWVTLSGICYPTLESDVVPADFESFDRETLLTNLLAEVGATDRSGDRTHRVDNTLVRLPLQFPDRELPYEQIREQLLEGVSLNEILEELGISPLQYDEYAERDANRPFETETIEDRPFVSSHRHKRGLTADDFERTLVLKASGDAYRLPWIREQLFPETDVKVVHLTRNPAASINGLYDGWRLNRGFQTYNVGDLDLEGYDGSLWCYDLPPGWVREGKLIDVCLMQWAQAHRHILDGRDAFEDVLRVRFEDLLTDTRSTINEIVKFADLGESTLLSENVESPNKVMTTKEPRHARWRDREDLVKSALDRADETYTEVVEELEYTEDSEWI; encoded by the coding sequence GTGAGTCTTGAAGAACAGCCAGACGATCTCCGAGATCAGGCCAAGCGGAACTACGAACGTGTAAAAAACGAATTCATCACGGAGGAGAAACAGTCGATTCTGTCAGAATATCAAGTTGACGACTTTGATAGCGTACTGCTCGTCGTGACGGCTCCAAGGGGGGGCAGTAGTCTCCTTTTCGATATTCTCCGACACCATGAAGGTACGTGTAGTCTCGATGGCGAACACGACCGATGGGTCACTCTGAGCGGGATCTGTTACCCGACGCTTGAGTCCGACGTCGTTCCGGCCGACTTCGAGTCGTTCGATAGGGAGACGCTCCTGACTAATCTCCTCGCCGAGGTTGGTGCAACCGACCGATCCGGCGACCGAACACATCGTGTGGATAACACGCTCGTCCGGCTTCCGTTGCAGTTTCCCGATCGAGAGCTCCCGTACGAACAGATACGCGAACAGCTGCTTGAGGGAGTGTCGCTAAATGAGATACTCGAGGAGCTCGGAATCTCGCCGTTGCAGTATGATGAATACGCAGAGCGAGACGCCAATCGTCCGTTCGAGACCGAAACGATCGAGGACCGACCGTTCGTCTCCTCGCACCGTCACAAACGCGGTCTCACAGCGGACGACTTCGAGCGGACGCTCGTACTGAAAGCGAGTGGCGACGCATACCGGCTCCCGTGGATTCGCGAGCAGCTGTTTCCCGAGACCGATGTTAAAGTCGTTCACCTCACGCGAAACCCGGCAGCGTCGATCAACGGTCTCTATGACGGATGGCGGTTGAACAGGGGGTTCCAGACGTACAACGTGGGTGATTTGGATCTCGAAGGATACGACGGCTCGCTGTGGTGCTACGATCTCCCGCCGGGCTGGGTTCGCGAGGGGAAACTCATCGACGTCTGCTTGATGCAGTGGGCCCAAGCCCACCGCCATATCCTCGATGGCCGCGACGCGTTCGAGGACGTCCTTCGAGTCCGGTTCGAAGATCTTCTCACCGACACTCGCTCCACCATCAACGAAATCGTCAAGTTCGCCGATCTTGGCGAGTCGACACTGCTCTCCGAGAACGTCGAAAGCCCCAATAAGGTGATGACGACGAAGGAACCGAGACACGCTCGCTGGCGAGACAGGGAGGACCTCGTCAAGAGCGCGCTTGATCGAGCCGACGAGACGTATA
- a CDS encoding PHP domain-containing protein, with amino-acid sequence MEGSIYADLHVHTTNSDGELALDEIPAAAAKAGITAVAITDHDRIQPELDAPLVRVDGIDIIHGIELRVEVESLSERIDLLGYGVTELPALCAELDRLQANRKTRGARIVELVERELDIALDIEVHEGTGRPHIARAIDAHSETDLSYQDTFDELIGDSGPCHVPREVPSFERGVSLLSEACNVVSLAHPYRYSDPDAVLGLATRLDAVESRYPYSASNTACHSDCDIRTVERHNLLITGGSDAHQKDLGQTGLTKSEYERLLDVGGFGA; translated from the coding sequence ATGGAAGGATCGATCTACGCGGATTTGCACGTCCACACAACGAACTCTGACGGTGAACTCGCTCTCGATGAGATTCCAGCTGCAGCGGCTAAAGCAGGCATCACCGCTGTCGCCATCACCGACCACGATAGAATCCAACCCGAGCTGGACGCGCCGCTTGTGCGAGTCGATGGCATCGACATTATCCACGGCATCGAACTTCGCGTCGAGGTTGAATCGCTCTCCGAGCGAATCGACTTACTCGGGTACGGTGTGACGGAATTACCCGCGCTCTGTGCCGAACTCGACCGCCTTCAGGCGAACCGTAAGACCCGCGGCGCACGCATCGTCGAACTAGTTGAGCGTGAACTGGATATCGCGCTCGATATAGAAGTCCACGAAGGCACCGGTCGACCACACATCGCCCGCGCGATCGATGCTCACTCTGAGACAGACCTTTCATACCAGGACACGTTTGACGAACTTATCGGTGATAGCGGCCCTTGTCACGTACCACGCGAAGTTCCCTCGTTCGAGAGAGGGGTTTCACTCCTTTCCGAAGCGTGCAACGTAGTCAGCCTCGCACACCCTTACCGTTACAGCGACCCCGATGCAGTGCTTGGTCTGGCTACTCGACTCGACGCGGTGGAATCTCGCTACCCGTATTCGGCCTCCAATACCGCCTGCCACTCCGATTGCGACATACGAACGGTCGAACGGCACAACCTCCTCATTACCGGTGGAAGCGACGCTCACCAAAAGGACCTTGGGCAGACAGGGCTGACCAAGTCGGAGTACGAGCGGTTACTCGATGTAGGCGGATTTGGAGCATAA
- a CDS encoding NAD(P)/FAD-dependent oxidoreductase, with protein sequence MSDVVIVGGGPAGLSTALFTAKDGLETAVFDTDETWMHKAKLYNYLAIEEIGGTEFIDRSRDQVKRFDADLRIGEEVTDVEQDEDGFTIRTDDGEYDATYVVFATGTATELPEQLGCEITEEGLVDVDLNMRTSIENAFAVGSMIRDQKWEAIISAGDGGAAALQILSNEAGEPVHDFDTPDEE encoded by the coding sequence ATGTCAGATGTTGTAATCGTCGGCGGAGGCCCCGCCGGTCTCAGTACTGCACTGTTTACCGCGAAGGATGGGCTTGAAACCGCCGTCTTCGACACTGACGAAACGTGGATGCACAAGGCTAAGCTATATAACTACCTTGCTATTGAAGAAATTGGGGGGACAGAGTTCATAGACAGGTCCCGCGACCAAGTCAAACGCTTCGATGCTGATCTTCGCATTGGGGAGGAGGTAACCGACGTTGAGCAAGATGAAGACGGTTTCACCATAAGAACCGACGACGGTGAGTACGACGCCACATACGTCGTTTTCGCGACCGGTACAGCCACTGAACTTCCGGAACAGCTTGGTTGTGAGATCACCGAGGAGGGTCTCGTCGACGTCGACTTGAACATGCGGACTAGCATCGAGAACGCTTTCGCAGTCGGATCAATGATCCGCGACCAAAAGTGGGAAGCAATCATCTCCGCTGGAGATGGTGGCGCAGCTGCCCTCCAGATCCTAAGTAACGAGGCAGGTGAACCTGTCCACGACTTCGATACACCTGACGAGGAGTGA